From Haloarcula sp. CBA1127, a single genomic window includes:
- a CDS encoding DUF2150 family protein: MSTPPGEYYTEERWQNWLDRIEEEEVDPEDEDSARLLLNLQDDAAIAVAKILTDYEDGPLDEEATIDELTGVREIVLDDIDIDDEETVMLIDGVQTSLLCVFYAAEEFVAEGPADDATITDYIEAAADAEAEEDLDAALGYCVQAGTQIIGGSELPMEVAENLEYGLVSEWVNGLDSLQTAMSDPEVVEEDES; encoded by the coding sequence ATGAGCACTCCGCCGGGGGAGTATTACACCGAAGAACGCTGGCAGAACTGGCTAGACCGTATCGAGGAAGAAGAAGTCGACCCTGAAGACGAGGATTCGGCACGGCTTCTGTTGAACCTTCAGGACGACGCCGCGATCGCGGTCGCGAAGATTCTCACCGATTACGAGGACGGGCCGCTCGACGAAGAGGCGACCATCGACGAGCTTACCGGCGTCCGAGAGATCGTTCTCGACGACATCGACATCGACGACGAGGAGACCGTGATGCTGATCGACGGCGTCCAGACCTCGCTTTTGTGCGTGTTCTACGCGGCCGAGGAGTTCGTTGCTGAAGGTCCCGCGGACGACGCGACCATCACCGACTACATCGAGGCCGCCGCGGACGCGGAAGCGGAGGAGGACCTCGATGCGGCGCTGGGCTACTGTGTGCAAGCCGGTACGCAGATCATCGGCGGGTCGGAGCTCCCGATGGAGGTCGCTGAGAACCTCGAATACGGGCTCGTCTCCGAGTGGGTCAACGGACTTGACAGTCTTCAGACCGCAATGAGCGACCCGGAAGTCGTCGAAGAAGACGAGAGTTGA
- a CDS encoding DUF6293 family protein: MQTHIVPVGFDYDRLIAPLVREQLDVDRVILLEGAVGSEANVEYSRNLAEKLEKDYQNLLGAETERFVVADVYDYDEAFEQAFELINAELDAGSEVWVNVSAMPRTVSFAFATAAHSIMVEREGDRDRIHTYYTVPEKYLETELAEELRKQIDMLEDMRTGEEVDERIDDRLETARDLLSEFDERGTTIGAKEIDGSHVVELPVASFSNVKPFEEVILFTLGEHGEFESVSELAQQLARDLGEEYTDSFRSKVIYNVDRLGPGGKGYIEQEEHGKSYRTTLSRIGQLWVRAHSAEDREHRESDLP; the protein is encoded by the coding sequence ATGCAGACCCACATCGTCCCGGTCGGGTTCGACTACGACCGGCTCATCGCGCCGCTGGTGCGCGAGCAACTCGACGTTGACCGCGTCATCCTGCTTGAGGGGGCGGTCGGCAGCGAGGCCAACGTCGAGTACTCGCGCAACCTCGCTGAGAAGCTGGAAAAGGACTATCAGAATCTGCTCGGGGCCGAAACCGAGCGGTTCGTCGTCGCCGACGTGTACGACTACGACGAGGCCTTCGAGCAGGCCTTCGAACTCATCAACGCGGAACTCGACGCGGGCAGCGAGGTGTGGGTCAACGTCTCCGCGATGCCCCGGACTGTCTCCTTTGCCTTTGCGACCGCGGCCCACTCGATTATGGTCGAGCGCGAGGGTGACCGGGACCGCATCCACACCTACTACACGGTCCCTGAGAAGTATCTGGAGACGGAACTCGCCGAAGAACTGCGCAAGCAGATCGACATGCTGGAGGATATGCGCACGGGCGAAGAAGTCGACGAGCGCATCGACGACCGACTGGAAACCGCGCGGGACCTGCTATCGGAGTTCGACGAGCGGGGGACGACCATCGGCGCGAAGGAGATCGACGGCTCCCACGTGGTCGAGCTTCCCGTCGCCTCCTTCTCGAACGTCAAGCCCTTCGAGGAGGTCATCCTCTTTACGCTGGGCGAACACGGCGAGTTCGAGTCCGTCTCCGAGCTAGCACAGCAGTTGGCCCGGGACCTCGGTGAGGAGTACACCGACTCCTTCCGCTCGAAGGTCATCTACAACGTCGACCGGCTCGGCCCCGGTGGAAAAGGGTACATCGAGCAGGAAGAACACGGGAAGTCCTACCGAACAACGCTCTCGCGCATCGGACAGCTGTGGGTCCGCGCCCACTCCGCCGAGGACCGTGAGCACCGCGAGTCCGACCTGCCGTAA
- a CDS encoding DUF3311 domain-containing protein codes for MSTVRAAGWTVVALVLMALAVPWFLWDTSTIAAGLPVWLWWHVGWMALASVVFAIFARTDWGLGVEEVN; via the coding sequence ATGAGTACGGTCAGGGCCGCTGGGTGGACAGTCGTCGCGCTCGTGTTGATGGCGTTGGCAGTGCCGTGGTTCCTCTGGGACACCAGCACGATCGCGGCCGGACTGCCCGTCTGGCTGTGGTGGCACGTTGGGTGGATGGCGCTTGCGAGCGTCGTCTTCGCCATCTTCGCGCGCACCGATTGGGGCCTCGGCGTCGAGGAGGTGAACTGA
- a CDS encoding mechanosensitive ion channel family protein yields the protein MAVQGTATPTPAANDTGEGLLELFTVLQRSLDQLVAAQGRLVATLILLIVLLVSVVVVPAVLSRLRAVAADRTGDWVQVMADYTPTTIRGVFLRIAQFSMVVLVVVSFLIVWGVLDIVQTVGPYLDGSDQSVLATIQTIVLVMLAFVLSDQMQRWIGRFSQAVTGFTEHQEEILLRLGQVTVFVTIGATVFAVWGIDLSGLLVGAGFLGIVVGLAARQTLGSLIAGFVLMFSRPFTIGDWVLVGDQEGIVTDITIFNTRLENFDGEFVIIPNDRVSDRAVTNRSRKGLLRLTVDIGVDYDTDVDRAMDLAREAMADIEHVVDSPTPDVVPKDFGDSAVVMELRFWIDHPTPPRKWRAISAVVRGVKATFDEEDISIPFPQRTLSNRVDAADEEALEGGVEMRPDGDG from the coding sequence GTGGCTGTGCAGGGGACGGCAACGCCCACGCCAGCGGCCAACGATACCGGTGAAGGCCTTCTGGAACTCTTTACCGTGTTACAGCGGTCGCTGGACCAGTTGGTCGCGGCGCAGGGTCGACTCGTCGCGACGCTCATCCTCTTGATCGTCCTGCTTGTCAGTGTCGTCGTCGTTCCAGCAGTCCTCTCCCGACTCCGGGCCGTCGCCGCTGACCGGACCGGCGACTGGGTGCAGGTCATGGCCGACTACACGCCGACGACCATCCGCGGCGTGTTTCTCCGGATCGCCCAGTTCTCGATGGTCGTTCTCGTCGTCGTCTCGTTCCTCATCGTCTGGGGCGTTCTCGATATCGTCCAGACGGTTGGGCCGTACCTCGACGGGAGCGATCAGTCAGTACTGGCGACGATACAGACGATCGTTCTCGTCATGCTGGCCTTTGTCCTGTCCGACCAGATGCAGCGGTGGATCGGCCGGTTCAGTCAGGCTGTTACCGGCTTCACCGAACACCAGGAGGAGATCCTCCTCCGATTGGGGCAGGTCACCGTCTTCGTCACTATCGGTGCGACGGTCTTCGCCGTCTGGGGCATCGATCTCAGTGGCTTGCTCGTCGGGGCTGGGTTCCTCGGTATTGTTGTCGGTCTGGCCGCCAGACAGACGCTCGGTTCGCTCATCGCCGGCTTCGTCCTGATGTTTTCCCGCCCGTTCACCATCGGCGACTGGGTGCTCGTCGGCGACCAGGAAGGGATCGTGACCGATATCACCATCTTCAACACACGGCTGGAGAACTTCGACGGCGAGTTCGTTATCATTCCGAACGACCGCGTGAGCGACCGCGCGGTGACGAACCGCAGTCGCAAGGGGCTGTTGCGCCTCACGGTCGACATTGGTGTGGACTACGACACTGACGTTGACCGGGCGATGGACCTCGCCCGCGAGGCGATGGCCGACATCGAACACGTCGTCGATTCACCGACGCCGGACGTCGTTCCGAAGGACTTCGGGGACTCCGCTGTGGTGATGGAACTCCGGTTCTGGATCGATCACCCGACACCGCCGCGGAAGTGGCGCGCCATCTCGGCAGTCGTCCGGGGTGTGAAAGCTACCTTCGACGAGGAAGACATCTCCATCCCGTTCCCACAGCGGACCCTCTCGAACCGCGTGGACGCGGCGGACGAGGAGGCGCTGGAAGGCGGCGTGGAGATGCGTCCGGACGGCGACGGCTGA
- the hmgB gene encoding hydroxymethylglutaryl-CoA synthase yields the protein MTAVGIDAMEIWTGKLKLDLAQTFAPAQGDDPGKYTKGLGLRASSFPDVYEDIVTMGANAAHRLMERKGLTPEDIGRIDVATESAFDNSKPVSTYIAGCLEQVYDENFHHANKGERKFACISGTQSLDDAYNWIRAGRNRGRAALVIATDTALYARDDPGEATQGAGAVAMLVDEDPNLVELSTEQGYGSADETDFLKPNQQFPSVDGKRSVNVYLARMREALEDFAEVAGDIHPGDYKMIPFHTPFPGMVRKAAALGYRHIIRGTDVGDLMAEEIGHQPMRADFETDDEFHAAIKEYTDALTETERYQDWYANTIEPTLEISREVGNWYTGSVHIARAAGLKHARENGLDLDEAQLLVASYGSGAQAEVHAETIVPGWEEEIGALNIDEQIRNRHELTFAEYEQVHDVHNHDTEADVEEFTAPEKEFAFDGWGRMGERKYRYVE from the coding sequence ATGACTGCAGTCGGTATCGACGCTATGGAGATCTGGACCGGGAAGCTCAAACTCGACCTCGCGCAGACGTTCGCGCCGGCCCAGGGGGACGATCCGGGGAAGTACACGAAGGGGCTCGGCCTGCGTGCCTCGTCGTTCCCGGACGTGTACGAGGACATCGTCACGATGGGGGCGAACGCGGCCCATCGTCTGATGGAGCGCAAGGGGCTGACACCCGAGGACATCGGCCGCATCGACGTGGCGACTGAGAGTGCCTTCGACAACTCGAAGCCCGTCTCGACGTACATCGCGGGTTGTCTCGAACAGGTGTACGACGAGAACTTCCACCACGCCAACAAGGGCGAGCGGAAGTTCGCCTGTATCTCCGGGACACAGAGCCTCGACGACGCATACAACTGGATCCGCGCCGGACGGAACCGCGGTCGGGCCGCGCTCGTCATCGCAACTGACACCGCACTGTACGCCCGCGACGACCCCGGCGAGGCCACGCAGGGAGCCGGCGCGGTGGCGATGCTCGTTGACGAAGACCCGAATCTGGTCGAACTCTCGACCGAACAGGGGTACGGCAGCGCCGACGAAACTGACTTCCTCAAGCCCAATCAGCAGTTCCCGTCCGTCGACGGCAAGCGCTCGGTGAACGTCTACCTCGCTCGCATGCGCGAGGCGCTGGAGGACTTCGCGGAGGTGGCCGGCGATATCCACCCGGGCGACTACAAGATGATTCCGTTCCACACGCCGTTCCCAGGGATGGTCCGGAAGGCCGCGGCACTCGGCTACCGACACATCATCCGCGGCACCGACGTGGGCGACCTGATGGCCGAGGAGATCGGTCACCAGCCCATGCGCGCGGACTTCGAGACTGACGACGAGTTCCACGCGGCTATCAAGGAGTACACCGACGCACTCACGGAAACCGAGCGCTATCAGGACTGGTACGCTAACACCATCGAGCCGACGCTCGAGATCTCCCGGGAGGTCGGGAACTGGTACACCGGTTCCGTCCACATCGCCCGCGCCGCCGGCCTGAAACACGCCCGTGAGAACGGACTAGATCTGGACGAAGCTCAATTGTTAGTTGCCTCCTACGGGTCCGGCGCACAGGCGGAGGTCCACGCCGAAACCATTGTCCCCGGCTGGGAGGAGGAGATCGGCGCGCTCAACATCGACGAGCAGATCCGGAACCGCCACGAGCTCACCTTTGCGGAGTACGAACAGGTCCACGACGTCCATAATCACGATACTGAGGCCGATGTCGAGGAGTTCACCGCACCAGAAAAGGAGTTCGCCTTCGACGGCTGGGGCCGGATGGGTGAGCGGAAATATCGGTACGTGGAATAG
- the pdxS gene encoding pyridoxal 5'-phosphate synthase lyase subunit PdxS, translated as MTEETDLEDLRRGTDLVKRGFAKMQKGGVIMDVVNREQARIAEDAGAVAVMHLESVPADIRKRGGVARMADPSKLEEIIEEVSIPVMGKARIGHTAEAQILEAAGADMVDESEVLTQADDRYHIDKREFTAPFVCGARNLAEALRRIDEGAAMIRTKGEAGTGDVNQAVTHQRNIQRSIGMLEGMAYEERDEWAREHGAPRRLVHETADRGRLPVVNFAAGGIATPADAALMMQHGCDGIFVGSGIFGAENPQAMGESVVAAVNNYDDPEQLKEIAKNPGKGMKGQANADLDEEEQLQGRGV; from the coding sequence ATGACTGAAGAGACCGACCTCGAGGACCTCCGTCGCGGGACTGACCTCGTCAAGCGCGGCTTCGCGAAGATGCAGAAGGGCGGCGTCATCATGGACGTCGTCAACCGTGAGCAAGCCCGAATCGCCGAGGACGCCGGCGCGGTTGCCGTGATGCACCTAGAGTCGGTCCCGGCCGACATCCGCAAGCGGGGCGGTGTCGCCCGAATGGCTGACCCCAGCAAGCTCGAAGAGATCATCGAGGAAGTGTCGATTCCGGTGATGGGCAAGGCCCGCATCGGCCACACTGCCGAGGCCCAGATTCTGGAAGCCGCTGGCGCGGATATGGTCGACGAGTCAGAAGTGCTGACGCAGGCCGACGACCGCTACCACATCGACAAGCGCGAGTTCACTGCACCGTTCGTCTGCGGAGCCCGGAACCTCGCCGAGGCGCTGCGCCGCATCGACGAGGGCGCGGCAATGATTCGCACGAAGGGCGAGGCAGGCACTGGTGATGTGAATCAGGCTGTCACGCACCAGCGGAACATCCAACGCTCCATCGGGATGCTCGAAGGGATGGCCTACGAGGAGCGCGACGAGTGGGCCCGCGAACACGGTGCGCCCCGCCGGCTCGTCCACGAGACGGCGGACCGCGGCCGGCTGCCGGTCGTCAACTTCGCGGCCGGCGGCATCGCGACGCCCGCCGACGCCGCACTGATGATGCAACACGGCTGTGACGGCATCTTCGTCGGTTCTGGTATCTTCGGCGCGGAGAACCCCCAGGCGATGGGCGAGTCCGTCGTCGCGGCGGTCAACAACTACGACGATCCCGAACAGCTCAAGGAGATCGCAAAGAACCCCGGCAAGGGGATGAAAGGCCAGGCGAACGCGGACCTAGACGAAGAAGAGCAGCTGCAGGGTCGCGGCGTCTAA
- a CDS encoding DUF2892 domain-containing protein has product MDSDKNVGGRDRLIRAVLAVVLTIVSLRWLRSGKRKRGLLAGIGALGLGFNASTGYCGFNDTLDIDTTSGSDDDVFAPSGADDEPAADESTDVSVDFTSADDTETANGHASGELTCAVCEDPIVPGERRGPNDEGAIVHETCE; this is encoded by the coding sequence ATGGACTCCGATAAGAACGTCGGCGGTCGAGACCGCCTGATCCGAGCGGTGCTGGCAGTCGTCCTGACAATCGTCTCCCTGCGCTGGCTTCGCAGTGGGAAGCGCAAGCGCGGCCTGCTCGCCGGAATCGGCGCGCTCGGCCTGGGCTTCAACGCCTCGACGGGCTACTGTGGCTTCAACGACACGCTCGACATCGATACGACGAGTGGGAGCGACGACGACGTGTTTGCACCGAGTGGCGCAGACGACGAGCCGGCAGCCGACGAGTCGACGGACGTGAGCGTGGACTTTACGTCCGCTGACGACACCGAAACCGCGAACGGCCACGCCAGCGGCGAGCTGACCTGCGCCGTCTGCGAGGACCCTATCGTTCCCGGGGAGCGCCGTGGGCCGAACGATGAAGGCGCTATCGTCCACGAGACCTGCGAGTAA
- a CDS encoding sodium:solute symporter: MADTALQLGIVGAYMVVALAVGAVAYRLTERTAEDYYLASRTLGTVVLLFTTFATLLSAFTFFGGPNLAFSAGPEWILVMGLMDGIIFAVLWYVLGYKQWLVGKRHGYVTLGEMLGDRFGSTALRVVVAAVSLVWLFPYVMLQQKGAGQAIVGLTNGAVPFWVGAGGITLFMILYVALSGMRGVAWTDTLQGLFMLSLIWVAVAWVLSAVGGAGEATALLASEEPAFVGLGGGLYTPQYIISTAVSIAFGVTMFPQINQRFFAAGSKKVLKRTFALWPVLVLLLFVPAFMLGAWAAGLGITVPEGGNVIPALLGEYTPTWFTALVIAGAMAAMMSSSDSMLLSGSSYLTRDLYRPLTGRGDASNEETDRREAFVARIGVVIFATLSFIASLYTPGTLVQIGDTAFSGFAQLTVPVALALYWQGTTRSGMYAGVVGSQVFYGLHVFPVLATVGGLLGLDVALPTAYFGWTPGIVGILVGLVLTVTISLVTAPAATEDRTAYAVSGVESD, translated from the coding sequence GTGGCCGATACTGCGCTCCAGTTGGGTATCGTCGGCGCGTACATGGTCGTCGCGCTCGCGGTGGGCGCGGTCGCCTACCGGCTCACCGAGCGCACCGCCGAGGACTACTACCTCGCAAGCCGGACGCTCGGCACGGTCGTGCTGTTGTTTACCACCTTTGCGACGCTGCTGTCGGCGTTTACCTTCTTCGGCGGCCCGAACCTCGCGTTCAGCGCCGGCCCCGAATGGATTCTCGTGATGGGACTAATGGATGGCATCATCTTCGCCGTCCTCTGGTACGTGCTGGGATACAAGCAGTGGCTGGTCGGCAAGCGCCACGGCTACGTGACGCTGGGCGAGATGCTTGGCGACCGGTTCGGGTCGACGGCGCTCCGCGTTGTCGTCGCCGCTGTGAGCCTCGTCTGGCTGTTCCCGTACGTGATGCTCCAGCAGAAGGGGGCCGGGCAAGCCATCGTCGGTCTCACGAACGGCGCGGTCCCGTTCTGGGTCGGAGCCGGCGGCATCACGCTGTTCATGATTCTCTACGTCGCGCTCTCGGGAATGCGCGGCGTCGCCTGGACCGACACGCTCCAGGGGCTGTTCATGCTCTCGCTGATCTGGGTCGCTGTCGCCTGGGTCCTCTCCGCCGTCGGCGGTGCGGGCGAGGCGACGGCCCTGCTGGCGTCCGAAGAGCCCGCGTTCGTCGGTCTCGGCGGCGGCCTCTACACGCCGCAGTACATCATCTCCACCGCGGTCAGCATCGCCTTCGGCGTGACGATGTTCCCGCAAATCAATCAGCGCTTCTTCGCCGCCGGCTCGAAGAAGGTGCTCAAGCGCACGTTCGCGCTCTGGCCGGTGCTGGTCCTCCTCCTGTTCGTCCCGGCGTTCATGCTGGGGGCCTGGGCGGCTGGACTCGGCATCACTGTCCCAGAGGGTGGCAACGTCATCCCGGCGCTGCTGGGCGAGTACACGCCGACGTGGTTCACCGCACTGGTCATCGCCGGCGCGATGGCCGCGATGATGTCCTCCAGCGACTCGATGCTACTGTCAGGCTCGTCGTACCTCACGCGAGACCTCTACCGGCCACTGACCGGCCGCGGCGACGCCAGCAACGAAGAGACCGACCGCCGCGAGGCGTTCGTCGCCCGCATCGGCGTCGTCATCTTTGCCACCCTCTCGTTCATTGCGAGCCTCTACACGCCGGGGACGCTGGTCCAGATCGGCGACACAGCCTTCAGCGGCTTCGCACAGCTTACTGTTCCCGTCGCACTCGCGCTGTACTGGCAGGGAACGACGCGCTCGGGGATGTACGCCGGCGTGGTCGGGAGTCAGGTGTTCTACGGCCTGCACGTCTTCCCCGTGCTTGCGACGGTTGGGGGACTGCTCGGTCTCGACGTTGCCCTGCCGACGGCGTACTTCGGCTGGACGCCGGGCATCGTGGGCATCTTGGTCGGTCTCGTGTTGACGGTCACCATCTCGCTGGTGACTGCCCCCGCGGCGACCGAGGACCGCACCGCATACGCCGTCTCCGGCGTCGAAAGCGACTGA
- a CDS encoding valine--tRNA ligase, whose product MSDTQDPPQDESTADKSENALDGEYDPREVEPEWQDQWVADETYAYDEDADTRFTIDTPPPTVSGNLHMGHLYQFTLQDFVARFHRMRDDTVYFPFGYDDNGIASERLTERELDIRHQDYPRREFQEKCRDVCTQFEDEFTQDVQSLAISIDWDNTYKTIAPDVQRVSQLSFLDLYEQGREYRQRAPTIWCPDCETAISQVEQEDKDKSTLFNDIAFDLVETGEGPADEDASFTISTTRPELLPACVAVFVHPDDDENQHLVGGSARVPLFEQEVPVIADERVDMETGSGIVMCCTFGDQNDIEWYQAHDLPLRLAIDESATMTDVAGEYEGMHTTEARDAIIEDLREEGSLLESRDHDHTVQVHERCEEEVEYLVTEQWYIELLDKKEEYIEAGRQMEWYPEKMATRYEHWIEGLEWDWCISRQRDSGIPIPVWYCDDCGEPVMAEREQLPVDPLSDGPPVESCPECGHDSLTPEEDVFDTWATSSLTPLVNAGWDWDADSESFTMELPELYPFDLRPQGHDIISFWLFHTVVKCYEHTGEVPFENVMINGMVLDENREAMSKSKGNVIPPSEVLEEFPVDATRYWAAGTSIGDDFPYKEGDLEAGERLLQKLWNASRLVDQLTPASQPDEPDDFAAVDEWLLAELDATVESVTTKFEDYEFSKARNELRSFFWNTFCDDYLEIAKQRLSDGEDTSTEFTLLQAHRTFLQLFAPFLPHITEELWERCYEDDSSIHTTDWPTSGGYEADLEAGETAMEVVSALRRYKTENGLPLNADLDHVEVFGHIAGFEDAVAEAMHVAQLDTYDEAPDITTEVSGIDLDYSLVGPEFGSEVGAIDAAIEDGDYEIDGDTLQVAGVELDDEMFAVEESRTYSGEGEMTETESAVVVVR is encoded by the coding sequence ATGAGTGACACACAGGACCCACCGCAGGACGAATCGACCGCAGACAAATCAGAGAACGCCCTCGACGGGGAGTACGACCCCCGCGAGGTAGAGCCAGAGTGGCAGGACCAGTGGGTCGCCGACGAGACCTACGCCTACGACGAGGACGCCGACACTCGCTTTACCATCGACACGCCGCCGCCGACGGTGTCGGGGAACCTCCACATGGGCCACCTCTACCAGTTCACGCTGCAGGACTTCGTCGCCCGCTTCCACCGGATGCGCGACGACACCGTCTACTTCCCCTTCGGCTACGACGACAACGGTATCGCCTCGGAGCGACTCACCGAGCGCGAACTCGACATTCGACATCAGGATTACCCGCGCCGGGAGTTCCAAGAGAAGTGCCGCGACGTGTGTACGCAGTTCGAGGATGAGTTCACGCAGGACGTGCAGTCGCTTGCGATATCCATCGACTGGGACAACACCTACAAGACCATCGCGCCGGATGTTCAGCGGGTCTCGCAGCTATCCTTCCTCGACCTCTACGAACAGGGTCGGGAGTACCGTCAGCGCGCGCCGACCATCTGGTGTCCGGACTGTGAAACGGCCATCTCACAGGTCGAACAGGAGGACAAAGACAAGTCGACGCTGTTCAACGACATCGCCTTCGACCTCGTCGAGACGGGCGAGGGACCGGCCGACGAGGACGCGAGCTTCACCATTTCGACGACCCGCCCCGAGCTACTGCCGGCGTGTGTCGCCGTCTTCGTCCATCCCGACGACGACGAGAACCAGCACCTCGTCGGTGGCAGTGCGCGAGTGCCCCTTTTCGAGCAGGAGGTTCCCGTCATCGCCGACGAGCGTGTCGACATGGAGACCGGCAGCGGCATCGTCATGTGCTGTACGTTCGGCGACCAGAACGACATCGAGTGGTATCAGGCTCACGACCTGCCGCTCCGGCTCGCCATCGACGAGTCCGCGACGATGACGGATGTGGCCGGCGAGTACGAGGGAATGCACACCACCGAGGCCCGCGATGCCATCATCGAAGACCTACGCGAGGAGGGCTCGCTGCTTGAGAGTCGCGACCACGACCACACTGTGCAGGTCCACGAGCGCTGTGAAGAGGAAGTCGAGTACCTCGTCACCGAGCAGTGGTACATCGAGCTGCTCGATAAGAAAGAGGAGTACATCGAGGCCGGCCGCCAGATGGAGTGGTACCCCGAGAAGATGGCTACCCGCTACGAGCACTGGATCGAAGGGCTCGAATGGGACTGGTGTATCTCCCGCCAGCGCGATTCGGGCATCCCGATTCCGGTGTGGTACTGCGACGACTGCGGCGAGCCTGTGATGGCCGAGCGCGAGCAGCTCCCGGTCGACCCGCTGTCGGACGGCCCGCCGGTCGAGAGCTGCCCCGAGTGTGGCCACGACTCGCTGACGCCCGAGGAAGACGTCTTCGACACGTGGGCGACCTCGTCGCTAACCCCGCTCGTGAATGCTGGCTGGGACTGGGACGCCGACAGCGAGTCGTTCACCATGGAACTGCCGGAGCTGTACCCCTTCGACCTGCGCCCGCAGGGTCACGACATCATCTCATTCTGGCTGTTCCACACCGTCGTCAAGTGCTACGAGCACACCGGCGAGGTGCCATTCGAGAACGTGATGATAAACGGGATGGTGCTGGACGAGAACCGCGAGGCGATGTCCAAGTCCAAGGGCAACGTCATCCCGCCAAGCGAGGTGCTTGAAGAGTTCCCGGTCGACGCCACCCGCTACTGGGCCGCCGGCACCTCCATCGGCGACGACTTCCCGTACAAGGAGGGCGACCTCGAAGCTGGTGAGCGACTCCTCCAGAAGCTCTGGAACGCCTCGCGGCTGGTCGACCAGCTCACGCCTGCGAGTCAGCCAGACGAGCCAGACGACTTCGCCGCAGTCGACGAGTGGCTGCTGGCCGAACTGGACGCAACCGTCGAGTCAGTCACGACGAAGTTCGAGGACTATGAGTTCTCGAAGGCCCGGAACGAACTCCGGTCCTTTTTCTGGAACACGTTCTGTGACGACTACCTCGAAATCGCCAAGCAGCGGCTTTCGGATGGGGAAGATACGTCGACCGAGTTCACGCTCCTGCAGGCTCATCGGACCTTCCTGCAGCTGTTCGCACCGTTCCTCCCGCACATCACGGAGGAACTGTGGGAGCGGTGCTACGAGGACGATAGCTCAATCCACACGACGGACTGGCCGACTTCGGGCGGCTACGAGGCCGACCTCGAAGCAGGCGAGACGGCGATGGAGGTCGTCTCCGCGCTCCGGCGGTACAAGACCGAGAACGGGCTGCCGCTGAACGCCGACCTCGACCACGTCGAGGTGTTCGGCCACATCGCCGGCTTCGAGGACGCCGTCGCCGAGGCGATGCACGTGGCCCAGCTGGACACCTACGACGAGGCCCCGGATATCACGACCGAGGTCAGCGGCATCGACCTCGACTACTCGCTCGTCGGCCCCGAGTTCGGAAGCGAAGTCGGCGCTATCGACGCCGCTATCGAGGACGGCGACTACGAGATCGACGGCGACACGCTGCAGGTCGCCGGTGTCGAACTTGACGACGAGATGTTCGCTGTCGAGGAGTCCCGGACCTACTCCGGCGAGGGCGAGATGACCGAAACCGAAAGCGCCGTCGTCGTGGTTCGGTAG
- a CDS encoding DUF1405 domain-containing protein produces MAPDEGVGGRIDAAVARVFSRRLPDTEGLPRYVAPLPAWLENVGLRLAWPIALVNLVGTLFGFWYYAGRPLNTAPPLVEGQLGAAPLAAYPLIPDSPVATMFIGLSLVAWRLDWDTQWLHMLGFFGCIKLGLWTPYVQLALNGPGGIPLWLYWFLILSHLAMATEAFLIHRYASFSVMSVAVAVFWYGFNDVVDYFVPILDGPHHTWLRAEPLVTGGFDHTVLAHDLAAGWAVVLTLLATFLALATRVEKVKRQA; encoded by the coding sequence ATGGCTCCGGACGAGGGTGTCGGCGGGCGCATCGACGCGGCTGTCGCGCGGGTGTTCAGCCGGCGGCTCCCCGATACCGAGGGACTCCCGCGGTACGTCGCGCCGCTACCAGCGTGGCTGGAGAACGTCGGGCTCAGACTCGCCTGGCCCATCGCGCTCGTCAATCTGGTCGGGACGCTGTTCGGCTTCTGGTACTACGCCGGCCGGCCGCTGAACACAGCGCCGCCGCTCGTGGAGGGCCAGCTCGGTGCGGCTCCGCTGGCTGCCTACCCGCTGATTCCGGACTCGCCCGTGGCAACGATGTTCATCGGGCTCTCACTGGTTGCCTGGCGGCTCGACTGGGACACGCAGTGGCTCCACATGCTCGGCTTCTTCGGCTGCATCAAGCTCGGCCTGTGGACGCCATACGTTCAGCTCGCTCTCAACGGTCCCGGTGGCATTCCGCTGTGGCTCTACTGGTTCCTGATTCTGAGCCATCTGGCGATGGCCACCGAGGCATTTCTCATCCACCGCTACGCGAGCTTCTCGGTCATGTCCGTCGCCGTCGCGGTGTTCTGGTACGGCTTCAACGACGTGGTCGATTACTTCGTCCCGATTCTGGACGGCCCCCACCACACCTGGCTCCGGGCTGAGCCGCTGGTCACGGGCGGGTTTGACCACACGGTGCTCGCCCACGACCTCGCGGCGGGCTGGGCGGTCGTGTTGACGCTCCTGGCGACGTTTCTCGCACTGGCGACGCGCGTAGAGAAGGTAAAACGGCAGGCGTGA